The following are from one region of the Melaminivora suipulveris genome:
- a CDS encoding BolA family protein: protein MNDNISEGSVAITAEAMQAHLQEQLAPTFLEVLDESWQHEGHAGANGTGFGTHFRVRVASPQFAGQRRVAQHRLVYDALRIFIAHGAHAIAIETFETAPAS, encoded by the coding sequence ATGAACGACAACATCTCTGAAGGCTCGGTAGCCATCACCGCCGAGGCCATGCAGGCGCACCTGCAAGAGCAGCTTGCGCCCACCTTCCTGGAAGTGCTGGACGAGAGCTGGCAGCACGAGGGCCACGCCGGCGCCAACGGGACGGGCTTTGGCACGCACTTTCGGGTGCGCGTGGCCTCGCCGCAGTTCGCCGGCCAGCGCCGCGTGGCGCAGCATCGCCTTGTGTATGATGCGCTGCGCATTTTCATAGCCCATGGCGCCCACGCCATCGCCATCGAGACCTTTGAGACTGCCCCGGCGTCGTGA
- a CDS encoding heparan-alpha-glucosaminide N-acetyltransferase gives MVDVPASSRLPHARFGRLDALRGAAMVWMTLYHFGFDLNYFKFWQQDFLRDPFWTWQRIGIVSLFLLCAGMGQAVAAQQGVHCQRFLRRWTQVAAGALVVSAGSFLVFPLSFIHFGILHSVAVMLIVARLTVGWRTGWLLLAGAVALALPSLAQALLVPGSLMDALNERPHNWLGLVTRRPYTEDYVPVFPWLGMVWWGLALGRWLLAHRPHVLAGPLPRAGAPLAWLGRHSLVYYLLHQPVMFVALMAWDRFLR, from the coding sequence ATGGTCGATGTTCCTGCCTCCAGCCGACTTCCGCACGCACGCTTCGGGCGCCTGGACGCGCTGCGCGGCGCGGCCATGGTCTGGATGACGCTGTACCACTTCGGCTTCGACCTGAACTACTTCAAGTTCTGGCAACAGGACTTCCTGCGCGACCCGTTCTGGACCTGGCAGCGCATCGGCATCGTGAGCCTGTTTTTGCTGTGCGCCGGCATGGGGCAGGCGGTGGCGGCGCAGCAGGGCGTGCACTGCCAGCGCTTCCTGCGCCGCTGGACGCAGGTGGCGGCCGGGGCGCTGGTGGTCAGTGCTGGATCGTTCCTGGTCTTCCCCTTGAGCTTCATCCACTTCGGCATCCTGCACAGCGTGGCGGTGATGCTGATCGTGGCGCGCCTGACTGTCGGCTGGCGCACCGGCTGGCTGCTGCTGGCCGGCGCGGTGGCGCTGGCATTGCCGAGCCTGGCGCAGGCATTGCTCGTGCCCGGCTCGCTCATGGATGCGCTCAACGAGCGGCCGCACAACTGGCTGGGCCTGGTCACGCGCCGGCCATACACCGAGGACTATGTGCCGGTGTTCCCCTGGCTGGGCATGGTGTGGTGGGGCCTGGCGCTGGGCCGGTGGTTGCTGGCGCATCGGCCGCACGTACTGGCCGGACCACTGCCGCGCGCCGGCGCGCCGCTGGCCTGGCTGGGGCGGCATTCGCTCGTCTACTACCTGCTGCACCAGCCCGTCATGTTCGTGGCGCTCATGGCGTGGGACCGTTTCCTGCGTTGA
- a CDS encoding malate dehydrogenase, which translates to MSKKPARVAVTGAAGQIGYALLFRIASGEMLGKDQPVILQLLEIPDEKAQNALKGVIMELEDCAFPLLAGIEAHSDPMQAFKDTDYALLVGARPRGPGMERADLLAANAQIFTAQGKALNQVASRDVKVLVVGNPANTNAYIAMKSAPDLPRENFTAMLRLDHNRAASQLAAKGGFKVGDIRKLTVWGNHSPTMYADYRFATVDGKSVKDAINDQEWNKDVFLPTVGKRGAAIIAARGLSSAASAANAAIDHIRDWALGSKGEWVTMGVPSNGEYGIPKDVVFGFPVTTEGGKYKIVEGLDIDAFSQERIDATLAELQGEQDGVKHLL; encoded by the coding sequence ATGAGCAAGAAGCCCGCCCGTGTCGCCGTTACCGGTGCAGCCGGCCAGATCGGTTACGCCCTGCTGTTTCGCATCGCCTCCGGCGAGATGCTGGGCAAGGACCAGCCCGTCATCCTGCAGCTGCTGGAGATCCCGGACGAGAAGGCCCAGAACGCGCTCAAGGGCGTGATCATGGAACTGGAAGATTGCGCCTTCCCGCTGCTGGCCGGCATCGAGGCCCACTCCGACCCCATGCAGGCCTTCAAGGACACGGACTACGCCCTGCTGGTGGGTGCCCGCCCGCGCGGCCCCGGCATGGAGCGCGCCGACCTGCTGGCCGCCAACGCGCAGATCTTCACCGCCCAGGGCAAGGCGCTGAACCAAGTCGCCTCGCGCGACGTCAAGGTGCTGGTGGTGGGCAACCCGGCCAACACCAACGCCTACATCGCCATGAAGAGCGCGCCCGATCTGCCGCGCGAGAACTTCACCGCCATGCTGCGCCTGGACCACAACCGCGCGGCCTCGCAGCTGGCGGCCAAGGGCGGCTTCAAGGTCGGCGACATTCGCAAGTTGACCGTCTGGGGCAACCACTCGCCCACCATGTATGCCGACTACCGCTTTGCCACGGTGGATGGCAAATCGGTCAAGGACGCCATCAACGACCAGGAGTGGAACAAGGACGTGTTCCTGCCCACCGTGGGCAAGCGCGGCGCGGCCATCATCGCCGCGCGCGGCCTGTCCTCGGCCGCCTCGGCCGCCAACGCCGCCATCGACCACATACGCGACTGGGCGCTGGGCAGCAAGGGCGAGTGGGTGACCATGGGCGTGCCGTCCAACGGCGAGTACGGCATTCCCAAGGACGTGGTCTTCGGCTTCCCCGTCACCACGGAAGGCGGCAAGTACAAGATCGTCGAAGGACTGGACATCGATGCCTTCTCGCAGGAGCGCATCGACGCGACCCTGGCCGAGCTGCAGGGCGAGCAGGACGGCGTCAAGCACCTGTTGTGA
- the msrB gene encoding peptide-methionine (R)-S-oxide reductase MsrB: protein MTYPIQKTDAEWQAHLASRGAEPRAFDVTRRAATERPYTGKYERHWADGSYHCVCCGAKLFDSGTKFDAGCGWPSFSQAVPGSIREIHDTSHGMVRTETVCAQCGAHLGHVFPDGPTPTGLRYCMNSASLDFEPPAP, encoded by the coding sequence ATGACCTACCCCATCCAGAAGACCGATGCCGAGTGGCAAGCCCACCTGGCCAGCCGCGGCGCCGAGCCACGCGCCTTCGACGTCACGCGCCGCGCCGCGACCGAACGGCCCTACACCGGCAAATACGAGCGCCACTGGGCCGACGGCAGCTACCACTGCGTGTGCTGCGGCGCCAAGCTGTTCGACTCTGGCACCAAATTCGACGCCGGCTGCGGCTGGCCGAGTTTTTCACAAGCCGTTCCCGGATCCATCCGCGAGATCCATGACACCAGCCACGGCATGGTGCGCACCGAGACGGTGTGTGCACAATGCGGCGCGCACCTGGGCCACGTCTTTCCGGACGGCCCCACGCCCACCGGGCTGCGCTACTGCATGAACTCCGCCTCGCTCGACTTCGAGCCGCCCGCGCCGTAA
- a CDS encoding HpcH/HpaI aldolase/citrate lyase family protein, with protein MPAAAAPAHPRDVLLDAQASAARLPVCDHYSGVEARMRKSLQLQQEMSEEFGHCVFDVTLDCEDGAPVGQERQHAELVATLACEAAPGARVAARVHTVDHPAFGQDVDVIAGRAGERLCHIMIPKVESVQDVLRAASALDAAGARHLPLHALIESPAAVQQAFEIAAHPRIQSLSFGLMDFVSAHGGAIPASGMGSQGQFEHPLVVRAKLEIASACHAHGKVPAHCVVTEFNDAAALQAAAGRAAAQFGYTRMWSIHPAQIRPILAAFAPEAGEVQRAGRIIAAAQAADWAPISDGGVLHDRASYRYFWQVLERAHQTGQGLPAVAQPWFAQAATIAP; from the coding sequence ATGCCCGCCGCTGCCGCTCCTGCCCACCCGCGTGATGTTCTCCTGGATGCGCAGGCGTCGGCGGCCCGCCTGCCGGTCTGCGACCACTACAGCGGCGTGGAGGCGCGCATGCGCAAGAGCCTGCAACTGCAGCAGGAGATGAGCGAGGAGTTCGGCCACTGCGTCTTCGACGTGACGCTGGACTGCGAGGACGGCGCTCCCGTGGGGCAGGAACGCCAGCACGCCGAGCTGGTCGCCACCCTGGCCTGCGAGGCTGCGCCCGGCGCGCGCGTGGCGGCGCGTGTGCATACGGTGGACCACCCGGCGTTCGGCCAGGACGTGGACGTCATCGCCGGCCGCGCCGGCGAGCGCCTGTGTCACATCATGATCCCCAAGGTCGAGTCGGTTCAGGATGTGCTGCGCGCCGCGAGCGCGCTGGACGCCGCCGGCGCGCGCCATCTGCCGCTGCACGCGCTGATCGAATCGCCCGCCGCCGTGCAGCAGGCTTTCGAGATAGCGGCCCATCCGCGCATCCAAAGCCTGAGTTTCGGGTTGATGGATTTCGTCTCCGCACACGGCGGCGCCATTCCGGCCTCGGGCATGGGTTCGCAAGGGCAGTTCGAGCACCCGCTGGTGGTGCGCGCCAAGCTGGAGATAGCCTCTGCCTGCCACGCCCACGGCAAGGTGCCGGCACATTGCGTGGTGACGGAATTCAACGACGCCGCCGCACTGCAGGCGGCAGCAGGACGCGCGGCGGCGCAGTTCGGCTACACCCGCATGTGGAGCATCCACCCGGCGCAAATCCGCCCCATCCTTGCGGCCTTTGCGCCCGAGGCCGGGGAGGTGCAGCGCGCCGGGCGCATCATCGCCGCCGCGCAGGCCGCCGACTGGGCGCCCATCAGCGATGGCGGCGTGCTGCACGACCGCGCCAGCTACCGTTATTTCTGGCAGGTTCTGGAGCGTGCACACCAGACTGGCCAGGGGCTGCCCGCAGTGGCGCAGCCGTGGTTTGCCCAGGCGGCGACAATAGCGCCTTGA
- the sdhC gene encoding succinate dehydrogenase, cytochrome b556 subunit, with the protein MNESAKKRPEFRNLNLFSDIPTYRLPLAALVSILHRVSGLLMLLLLPLIIWMFDKSVSSEISFGTFRAAFNAGIGWVPAWLLKLVVLALIWSYLHHLFAGVRHLWMDVTHNTTKEFGRQTALATLVAAVVLTLVLGAKLFGLY; encoded by the coding sequence ATGAACGAGAGCGCCAAGAAGCGGCCTGAATTTCGCAACCTCAACCTGTTCAGCGACATACCGACCTACCGCCTGCCGCTGGCGGCGCTGGTGTCCATCCTGCACCGGGTGAGCGGGCTGCTGATGCTCTTGCTGCTGCCGCTCATCATCTGGATGTTCGACAAGTCGGTCTCGTCGGAAATCTCGTTCGGCACCTTCCGCGCCGCGTTCAACGCCGGCATCGGCTGGGTGCCCGCGTGGCTGCTGAAATTGGTGGTGCTGGCGCTGATCTGGTCCTATCTGCACCACCTGTTCGCCGGCGTGCGTCACCTGTGGATGGACGTCACGCACAACACCACCAAGGAGTTCGGCCGCCAGACGGCCCTCGCCACCCTGGTGGCCGCCGTTGTGCTGACGCTGGTGCTCGGCGCCAAGCTGTTCGGCCTGTACTGA
- a CDS encoding GntR family transcriptional regulator, producing MSSLPSPALDGAAPAGGSAPSQAPAFSPLYQQIKGLILHSLQHGEWKPGEAIPSEMELAARFRVSQGTVRKAIDELAAENLLTRRQGKGTFVATHAERQVQYRFLKLLPDSGDARGEAPAQRTILECRRLRAAADVARALALRTGDAVIQVRRVLSFAGVPTILEDIWLPGHTFKGLSAEQMASHQGPTYAMFELDFGVRMVRAEEKLRAVLPDEQQAQWLAISTSTPVLSVERLAYTYNDAPMELRRGLYRTDTHHYHNALS from the coding sequence ATGTCTTCCCTTCCCTCCCCTGCCCTCGATGGCGCCGCCCCCGCGGGCGGCAGCGCGCCGTCGCAGGCGCCTGCCTTCAGCCCCCTGTACCAGCAGATCAAGGGCCTGATCCTGCACAGCCTGCAGCACGGCGAGTGGAAGCCCGGCGAGGCCATTCCCAGCGAGATGGAGCTGGCCGCGCGCTTTCGCGTCAGCCAGGGCACGGTGCGCAAGGCCATCGACGAGCTGGCCGCCGAGAACCTGCTCACACGCCGCCAGGGCAAGGGCACCTTCGTCGCCACGCACGCCGAGCGCCAGGTGCAGTACCGCTTCCTGAAGCTGTTGCCCGACAGCGGCGACGCGCGTGGCGAGGCGCCGGCGCAGCGCACCATCCTGGAGTGCAGGCGCCTGCGCGCCGCCGCCGACGTGGCGCGCGCCCTGGCACTGCGTACCGGAGATGCCGTCATCCAGGTGCGGCGCGTGCTGTCGTTCGCCGGCGTGCCGACCATCCTGGAAGACATCTGGCTGCCGGGCCACACCTTCAAGGGCTTGAGCGCCGAGCAGATGGCCAGCCATCAGGGGCCGACCTATGCCATGTTCGAACTCGACTTCGGCGTTCGCATGGTGCGCGCCGAGGAAAAGCTGCGCGCCGTGCTGCCCGACGAGCAACAGGCGCAGTGGCTGGCGATCAGCACCAGCACGCCGGTGCTGAGCGTCGAGCGGCTGGCCTACACCTATAACGACGCTCCCATGGAGCTGCGCCGCGGCCTGTACCGAACCGACACGCACCACTACCACAATGCACTGAGCTGA
- the sdhD gene encoding succinate dehydrogenase, hydrophobic membrane anchor protein, giving the protein MATYGYKRTAVGAHYGWRDFLVQRISAALMFVFTLLVLLKVLLVSGPIGYETWAGIFAPQWMKALTFAVIVALLWHAWVGAVSIWYDYGKPAGVRLLLEALTAIWLVACGGWAVQVLWRL; this is encoded by the coding sequence ATGGCCACCTATGGCTACAAGCGCACCGCCGTCGGCGCCCACTATGGCTGGCGCGACTTTCTGGTGCAGCGCATCAGCGCCGCGCTGATGTTCGTGTTCACGCTGCTGGTGCTGCTGAAGGTGCTGCTGGTCTCCGGCCCCATCGGCTACGAGACCTGGGCCGGCATCTTCGCGCCGCAGTGGATGAAGGCGCTGACGTTCGCCGTCATCGTCGCGCTGCTCTGGCACGCCTGGGTGGGCGCAGTCAGCATCTGGTACGACTACGGCAAGCCGGCCGGCGTGCGCCTGCTGCTGGAAGCCCTGACGGCCATCTGGCTGGTCGCCTGCGGCGGCTGGGCCGTGCAGGTGCTGTGGCGCCTTTGA
- a CDS encoding peptidylprolyl isomerase, whose amino-acid sequence MKQKLLSGLVAAAMLGTLALPAAAQNLAIVNGKPVPKERAEVLKQQVERSGRPVTPEMEGQIKEEVIAREIFMQEAQKRGLEASADFKAQMELARQTILIRELFADYQNKNPVTDAEIKAEYDKFASANAGKEYKASHILVEKEDEAKAIIAQLKKGGKFDEIAKKQSKDPGSGTRGGDLGWANPGSYVPEFSEALTKLEKGKVTQTPVKSQFGWHVIRLDDTRDAELPKLDEVKPQIAQQLQQQKLMKYQEELRAKAKVE is encoded by the coding sequence ATGAAGCAAAAGCTCCTGTCCGGCCTGGTGGCCGCCGCCATGCTGGGCACGCTGGCCCTGCCCGCCGCCGCTCAGAATCTGGCCATCGTCAATGGCAAGCCCGTTCCCAAGGAACGCGCGGAAGTGCTCAAGCAGCAGGTCGAGCGCTCGGGCCGCCCGGTGACGCCCGAGATGGAAGGCCAGATCAAGGAAGAAGTCATCGCCCGCGAGATCTTCATGCAGGAAGCGCAAAAGCGTGGCCTGGAAGCCTCGGCCGACTTCAAGGCGCAGATGGAGCTGGCGCGCCAGACCATCCTGATCCGCGAACTCTTCGCTGACTACCAGAACAAGAACCCGGTGACCGACGCCGAGATCAAGGCCGAGTACGACAAGTTCGCCTCCGCCAACGCCGGCAAGGAATACAAGGCCAGCCACATCCTGGTCGAGAAGGAAGACGAGGCCAAGGCCATCATTGCCCAGCTCAAGAAGGGCGGCAAGTTCGACGAGATCGCCAAGAAGCAGTCCAAGGACCCCGGATCGGGCACGCGCGGCGGCGACCTGGGCTGGGCCAACCCCGGCAGCTATGTGCCCGAATTTTCCGAAGCGCTGACCAAGCTGGAAAAGGGCAAGGTCACGCAGACCCCCGTCAAGAGCCAGTTCGGCTGGCACGTCATCCGCCTGGACGACACGCGCGACGCCGAGCTGCCCAAGCTCGACGAAGTCAAGCCGCAGATTGCCCAGCAGCTGCAGCAGCAAAAGCTGATGAAGTATCAGGAAGAGCTGCGCGCCAAGGCCAAGGTCGAGTGA
- the acnB gene encoding bifunctional aconitate hydratase 2/2-methylisocitrate dehydratase: MLKAYRDHVAERAALGIPPLPLDARQTAELIELIKNPPAGEEAFLLDLLTHRVPPGVDDAAKVKASFLAAVAHGDVAVALISRARATELLGTMVGGYNVEPLIELLDDAEVSAQAAEALKKTLLMFDFFNDVAAKARAGNARAKEVMQSWADAEWFTSRPEVEKKITVTVFKVPGETNTDDLSPAPDAWSRPDIPLHYLAMLKNTRDGAAFKPEEDGKRGPMQFIEDLKTKGHVVAYVGDVVGTGSSRKSATNSVIWATGEDIPFVPNKRFGGVTLGGKIAPIFFNTQEDSGALPIEVDVSRMEMGDVIDVYPYEGRIEKNGERIAEFALKSDVLLDEVRAGGRINLIIGRSLTAKAREFLGLPASTAFRLPQPPAESKAGFTLAQKMVGRACGLPEGQGIRPGTYCEPRMTTVGSQDTTGPMTRDELKDLACLGFSADMVMQSFCHTAAYPKPVDVKTHRELPQFISNRGGVALRPGDGVIHSWLNRLLLPDTVGTGGDSHTRFPIGISFPAGSGLVAFAAATGVMPLDMPESVLVRFKGEMQPGVTLRDLVHAIPLYAIKAGLLTVAKAGKINVFSGKVLEIEGLPDLKVEQAFELSDASAERSAAGCTIKLNPEPIKEYLQSNIVLMKNMIANGYQDAKTLARRIEKVQAWLADPQLLEADKDAEYAAVIEIDMSEIKEPIVCCPNDPDDAKFLSEVAGTKIDEAFIGSCMTNIGHFRAAAKLLGGQRDIPVKLWVAPPTKMDEAELIKEGHYAAFGTAGARTEMPGCSLCMGNQAQVREGATVISTSTRNFPNRLGKNTNVFLGSAELAAIASRLGKLPTKEEYLAEMGVIDQDKDSVYRYMNFDQIEEYAEVAEGVAS; the protein is encoded by the coding sequence ATGTTGAAAGCCTACCGCGACCATGTGGCCGAGCGCGCCGCACTGGGCATTCCGCCGCTGCCGCTTGATGCCAGGCAGACGGCCGAGCTGATCGAGCTGATCAAGAATCCGCCCGCTGGCGAGGAGGCTTTCCTGCTGGATCTGCTGACGCACCGCGTGCCGCCGGGCGTGGACGATGCCGCCAAGGTCAAAGCGTCCTTTCTGGCCGCCGTGGCGCATGGCGACGTGGCCGTGGCGCTGATCTCGCGCGCCCGGGCCACCGAACTGCTGGGCACCATGGTGGGTGGCTACAACGTCGAGCCGCTGATCGAACTGCTGGACGATGCCGAGGTCTCGGCCCAGGCCGCCGAGGCGCTGAAGAAGACGCTCTTGATGTTCGACTTCTTCAACGACGTGGCCGCCAAGGCTCGCGCCGGCAACGCCCGTGCGAAGGAAGTGATGCAGAGCTGGGCCGACGCCGAGTGGTTCACCAGCCGCCCCGAGGTCGAGAAAAAGATCACCGTCACCGTGTTCAAGGTGCCCGGCGAGACCAACACCGACGACCTGTCGCCCGCCCCGGACGCCTGGAGCCGCCCGGACATCCCGCTGCACTATCTGGCGATGCTGAAGAACACGCGCGATGGCGCCGCCTTCAAGCCCGAGGAAGACGGCAAGCGCGGGCCCATGCAGTTCATCGAAGACCTCAAGACCAAGGGCCATGTCGTGGCCTACGTGGGCGACGTGGTCGGCACGGGCTCCAGCCGCAAGTCGGCCACCAACAGCGTCATCTGGGCAACGGGCGAAGACATTCCCTTCGTGCCCAACAAGCGCTTTGGCGGCGTCACGCTGGGCGGCAAGATCGCCCCCATCTTCTTCAACACGCAGGAAGACTCGGGCGCGCTGCCCATCGAGGTCGATGTGTCCAGGATGGAGATGGGCGACGTGATCGACGTCTATCCCTACGAGGGCCGCATCGAGAAGAACGGCGAGAGGATCGCCGAGTTCGCGCTCAAGAGCGACGTGCTGCTGGACGAAGTGCGCGCCGGCGGCCGCATCAACCTGATCATCGGCCGCTCGCTCACCGCCAAGGCTCGGGAATTCCTGGGCCTGCCCGCCTCCACCGCGTTCCGCCTGCCCCAGCCGCCCGCCGAATCCAAGGCTGGCTTCACGCTGGCGCAAAAGATGGTGGGCCGTGCCTGCGGCCTGCCGGAAGGCCAGGGCATCCGCCCCGGCACCTACTGCGAGCCGCGCATGACGACGGTGGGCAGCCAGGACACCACCGGCCCCATGACGCGCGATGAGCTCAAGGACCTGGCCTGCCTGGGCTTCTCGGCCGACATGGTGATGCAGTCCTTCTGCCACACCGCCGCCTACCCGAAACCCGTGGACGTGAAGACGCACCGCGAACTGCCCCAGTTCATCAGCAACCGCGGCGGCGTGGCGCTGCGCCCTGGCGACGGCGTGATCCACAGCTGGCTCAACCGCCTGCTGCTGCCCGACACCGTGGGCACGGGCGGCGACTCGCACACGCGCTTTCCGATCGGCATCAGTTTCCCCGCAGGCTCGGGCCTGGTGGCCTTTGCCGCCGCCACGGGCGTCATGCCGCTGGATATGCCGGAGTCGGTGCTGGTGCGCTTCAAGGGCGAGATGCAGCCGGGCGTGACGCTGCGCGACCTGGTGCATGCCATTCCGCTGTACGCCATCAAGGCGGGACTGCTGACGGTGGCCAAGGCCGGCAAGATCAACGTCTTCTCGGGCAAGGTGCTGGAGATCGAAGGCTTGCCGGACCTGAAGGTGGAGCAGGCGTTCGAGCTGTCCGACGCCTCGGCCGAGCGCTCGGCTGCGGGCTGCACCATCAAGCTCAACCCCGAGCCGATCAAGGAGTACCTGCAGTCCAACATCGTTCTGATGAAGAACATGATCGCGAACGGCTACCAGGACGCCAAGACCCTGGCGCGTCGCATCGAGAAAGTGCAAGCCTGGCTGGCCGATCCGCAGTTGCTGGAGGCCGACAAGGACGCCGAGTACGCCGCCGTGATCGAGATCGACATGAGCGAGATCAAGGAGCCCATCGTCTGCTGCCCCAACGACCCGGACGACGCCAAGTTCCTGTCCGAAGTCGCCGGCACCAAGATCGACGAAGCCTTCATCGGCTCGTGCATGACCAACATCGGCCACTTCCGCGCCGCCGCCAAGCTGCTGGGCGGCCAGCGTGACATCCCCGTCAAGCTGTGGGTCGCGCCGCCCACCAAGATGGACGAGGCCGAACTGATCAAGGAAGGGCACTACGCCGCGTTCGGCACGGCCGGTGCGCGCACCGAAATGCCCGGCTGCTCACTGTGCATGGGCAACCAGGCGCAGGTGCGGGAAGGGGCGACGGTGATTTCGACTTCCACCCGCAACTTCCCCAACCGTCTGGGCAAGAACACCAACGTGTTCCTGGGCTCGGCCGAGCTGGCAGCGATTGCCTCGCGCCTGGGCAAGCTGCCCACCAAAGAGGAGTACCTGGCCGAGATGGGCGTGATCGATCAGGATAAGGACAGCGTCTATCGCTACATGAACTTCGACCAGATCGAGGAGTACGCCGAGGTGGCAGAAGGCGTGGCGAGCTGA
- a CDS encoding protein adenylyltransferase SelO: protein MTATATDTRTAAPWTPSWQSGFAQLGPAFGREILPTPLPDPYWVGTSEEVADSLGLPQGWQRSSELLAAFTGNALLPGSRPLASVYSGHQFGVWAGQLGDGRALLLGQTHGLEVQLKGSGRTPYSRMGDGRAVLRSSIREFLCSEALHALGVPTTRALCVTGSPAPVAREEMETAAVVTRVAPSFIRFGHFEHFASRRQYGELRRLADFVIEGWYPECQDTADASGRAGYAAFLRAVSERTARLIAHWQAVGFCHGVMNTDNMSILGLTLDYGPFQFLDGFDPGHICNHSDTQGRYAFDRQPAVAWWNLHCLAQALMPLIDDAHAAEEALSSYEAVFTDAYLSLMRAKLGLLEAREGDAALVQGALALLAAEQVDWTIFWRRLSHAQVAQDFAPVRELFLQPAGFDAWLLQYQELTTHMDRRLMADLMLKSNPKYVLRNYLAEQAIAQAKLGRFEELQTLQTLLARPFDEHPGFEAYAGFPPDWASHISISCSS from the coding sequence ATGACCGCCACAGCCACCGACACGCGCACCGCAGCGCCCTGGACACCTTCCTGGCAGAGCGGCTTCGCGCAGCTCGGGCCCGCCTTCGGGCGCGAGATCCTGCCCACGCCGCTGCCCGATCCCTACTGGGTCGGCACGAGCGAGGAAGTGGCCGATTCGCTGGGCCTGCCGCAGGGCTGGCAGCGCTCGTCCGAGCTGTTGGCGGCCTTCACCGGCAACGCCCTGCTGCCCGGCAGCCGGCCGCTGGCCAGCGTCTACAGCGGCCACCAGTTCGGTGTCTGGGCCGGGCAGCTGGGCGATGGCCGGGCGCTCTTGCTGGGCCAGACCCATGGGCTGGAAGTACAGCTCAAGGGCAGCGGCCGCACGCCGTACTCGCGCATGGGCGACGGCCGCGCGGTGCTGCGCTCTTCCATTCGCGAATTCCTGTGCAGCGAAGCGCTGCACGCCCTGGGTGTGCCCACCACGCGCGCGCTGTGCGTCACCGGCTCGCCCGCACCCGTGGCGCGCGAGGAGATGGAGACCGCCGCCGTGGTCACGCGCGTGGCGCCGAGCTTCATCCGCTTCGGCCACTTCGAGCATTTCGCATCGCGCCGGCAATATGGCGAATTGCGCCGGCTGGCGGATTTCGTCATCGAGGGCTGGTATCCCGAGTGCCAGGACACCGCCGATGCCTCGGGCCGCGCCGGCTACGCCGCTTTTTTACGCGCGGTGAGCGAGCGCACGGCGCGCCTGATCGCGCACTGGCAGGCGGTGGGCTTTTGCCACGGCGTGATGAACACCGACAACATGAGCATCCTGGGCCTGACGCTGGACTACGGGCCGTTTCAGTTCCTGGACGGGTTCGATCCCGGCCACATCTGCAACCACAGCGACACGCAGGGCCGCTACGCCTTCGACCGCCAGCCGGCCGTGGCCTGGTGGAACCTGCACTGCCTGGCGCAGGCCTTGATGCCGCTGATCGACGACGCGCACGCGGCCGAGGAAGCCTTGTCCAGCTACGAAGCGGTATTCACCGATGCCTACCTGTCACTGATGCGCGCCAAGCTGGGGTTGCTCGAGGCGCGCGAGGGTGACGCGGCGCTGGTGCAGGGCGCGCTCGCGCTGCTGGCCGCCGAGCAGGTCGACTGGACCATTTTCTGGCGCCGCCTGTCGCACGCGCAGGTCGCGCAGGATTTCGCGCCGGTGCGCGAGCTGTTTCTGCAGCCGGCCGGTTTCGACGCCTGGTTGCTACAGTATCAGGAGCTAACTACGCATATGGATCGCCGGCTGATGGCCGATTTGATGCTCAAAAGCAATCCCAAGTACGTGCTGCGCAACTACCTGGCCGAGCAGGCCATCGCACAGGCGAAACTCGGGCGCTTCGAAGAACTCCAAACCTTGCAGACGCTGCTGGCGCGCCCATTTGACGAGCATCCGGGCTTCGAGGCATACGCCGGCTTTCCGCCCGACTGGGCTTCCCACATCTCCATCAGCTGTTCCTCATGA
- a CDS encoding septation protein A, with translation MKLLIDFFPIILFFAAFKAWGIYAATAVAIAATVVQIGYFRVRHGKVETMQWLSLGVIVLFGGATLLAQSETFIKWKPTVLYWLMGGTLLVGQLVFRRNFIKRLMGAQLELPDPIWRQLNWAWTGFFAAMGVLNLWVAYTFDTDTWVNFKMFGGIGLMLAFVVGQALFLGRHLKDDSAAPQPKDAQP, from the coding sequence ATGAAACTGCTGATCGATTTCTTCCCCATCATCCTGTTCTTCGCCGCGTTCAAGGCCTGGGGCATCTACGCCGCGACGGCCGTGGCGATCGCCGCCACGGTGGTGCAGATCGGCTACTTCCGCGTGCGCCACGGCAAGGTGGAGACCATGCAGTGGTTGAGCCTCGGGGTCATCGTGCTGTTCGGTGGCGCCACGCTGCTGGCGCAAAGCGAGACTTTCATCAAGTGGAAGCCCACGGTGCTGTATTGGCTGATGGGTGGCACGTTGCTGGTGGGGCAGCTGGTGTTCCGCCGAAACTTCATCAAACGCCTGATGGGCGCGCAACTGGAGCTGCCCGACCCCATCTGGCGCCAGCTCAACTGGGCCTGGACCGGGTTTTTCGCCGCGATGGGCGTGCTGAACCTGTGGGTGGCCTACACCTTTGACACCGACACCTGGGTCAACTTCAAGATGTTCGGCGGCATCGGCCTGATGCTTGCCTTCGTCGTGGGCCAGGCCCTGTTCCTGGGCCGCCATCTCAAGGACGATAGCGCCGCCCCGCAACCCAAGGACGCGCAGCCATGA